The Amphiprion ocellaris isolate individual 3 ecotype Okinawa chromosome 6, ASM2253959v1, whole genome shotgun sequence genome contains a region encoding:
- the iscu gene encoding iron-sulfur cluster assembly enzyme ISCU has product MANVSLRNSASLLLLFSRRLLRPELNAVCFYHKKVVDHYENPRNVGSLDKNSKNVGTGLVGAPACGDVMKLQIEVDENGKIVDAKFKTFGCGSAIASSSLATEWVKGKTVDDALKIKNTDIAKELCLPPVKLHCSMLAEDAIKAALSDYRLKQQDKKEERVKAIN; this is encoded by the exons ATGGCGAACGTCTCCTTACGAAACTCCGCGTCCTTGCTGTTATTATTTAGCAGAAGGTTGCTCAGACCGGAGCTAAACGCTGTCTGCTTTTACCACAAAAAG GTGGTGGACCACTACGAAAATCCAAGAAACGTGGGCTCCCTGGACAAAAACTCCAAGAATGTGGGGACTGGATTGGTGGGTGCACCAGCATGTGGAGATGTAATGAAACTACAG ATCGAGGTGGATGAAAATGGAAAGATAGTGGATGCTAAATTCAAAACATTTGGCTGCGGATCAGCTATCGCCTCCAGCTCTCTAGCAACAGAGTGGGTGAAGGGGAAGACA GTTGACGATGCTCTGAAGATCAAGAACACAGACATTGCCAAAGAACTCTGCCTTCCTCCAGTCAAGCTTCACTGCTCCA TGCTTGCAGAAGATGCCATAAAAGCAGCGCTGTCAGACTACAGACTAAAACAGCAAGACAAGAAGGAGGAACGAGTCAAAGCCATCAATTAA
- the sart3 gene encoding squamous cell carcinoma antigen recognized by T-cells 3 has product MAASSNAEQTQLQDMEEEDAGMEEREMESDGEEEEEGMGVEDSDDEEDDSSEDEKENEAEIQRLEEQLSINAFDYNCHVDLIKLLKQEGELFRLRKARQKMSELFPLTEEIWLDWLKDEIRLTEEEPNREKVYELFERAVNDYICPDIWLEYAQYSIGGMGSPGGIDRVRAIFERAVTAVGLHMTKGQTVWEAYREFENAILSTVQPPPGRIPSHEEQKLLNTQLERIHTLFRRQLAVPLMDMEATYAEYEEWSEHGVPETVIHQYKKALQQMEKCKSFEESLMVAEPPKLAEYQGYIDFELKEGDPARIQITFERTLAENCLVPDMWAKYTTYLDRQLKIKDLVLSTHERAVRNCPWTMGLWKSYLLALERHGADHQTVSDVFEKALNAGFIQATDYVEIWQAYLDYLRRRVDFSRESSKELEELRGAFSRSLDYMKQDVEERFGESGDPSCIIMQIWARIEALHCKNMQKARELWDNIMTKGNAKFANMWLEYYNLERSYGDPIHCRKALHRAVQCTSDYPEHVCEVLLTFERVEGSLEDWDVAVQKTETRLNRINEQRAKAAEKEANLARQEEERAEQRRKAKSEKKTQKKFQKGTRTGEKRKAEQDDYQDEWNEDSAPKRHRGNGDHTTDEYMETETGLFGRNAPPGYKPGPPGNKKVQQAAAATPQRQKDDNPELRNDNTSVFISNLAYTLEEPESKLRTLFETCGPITQIRPVFSNKGTFKGYCYVQFESPVSVPEALKLDRREVEGRPMFVSPCVDKNKNPDFKVFKYNTSMEKHKIFISGLPFSCTKEQLEELCKSHGTIKEVRLVTYRSGKPKGLAYVEFADETQASQAVLRMDGMDVEGNKISVAISNPPRRNMMDKPGTSRPMSDMMPRQVYGSRGRGRTGLSLLPRSLHRQSAPVSKVENGTAAEQVTASSAANAAGEPKPLSNSDFARMLLNK; this is encoded by the exons ATGGCTGCGTCAAGCAACGCAGAGCAAACGCAGTTGCaggacatggaggaggaagatgcggggatggaggagagagagatggagtcggacggagaggaggaggaggagggcatgGGGGTAGAAGATTCAGACGACGAGGAGGACGATTCGTCCGAGGACGAGAAAGAAAACGAAGCCGAAATCCAGCGTTTGGAGGAGCAG ctGTCGATCAATGCTTTCGACTACAACTGCCATGTGGATCTTATCAAGCTACTTAAGCAGGAGGGAGAACTTTTCCGTCTGCGAAAGGCAAGGCAGAAGATGAGTGAACTTTTCCCTCTCACTGAAG agatCTGGCTTGACTGGCTCAAGGATGAGATCCGTCTGACTGAGGAGGAGCCAAACCGAGAGAAAGTATATGAGCTGTTTGAGAGAGCTGTGAATGACTATATCT GTCCAGATATCTGGCTGGAGTACGCCCAGTACTCTATTGGTGGCATGGGCTCACCAGGTGGGATAGACAGAGTGAGAGCCATCTTTGAGAGAGCTGTGACAGCTGTGGGGCTTCACATGACCAAGGGACAGACGGTGTGGGAGGCATACAGGGAGTTTGAGAACGCCATTCTGTCCACAGTgcag CCACCTCCTGGCAGGATTCCCAGCCACGAGGAGcaaaagctgctgaacactCAGCTAGAGCGAATCCATACACTGTTCCGCCGCCAGCTGGCTGTCCCCTTAATGG ACATGGAAGCCACATATGCAGAGTATGAGGAGTGGTCTGAACATGGGGTTCCTGAGACAGTCATACACCAGTACAAGAAGGCTTTACAGCAGATGGAGAAATGCAAATCTTTTGAAGAGTCACTG aTGGTGGCAGAACCTCCTAAGTTGGCCGAATATCAGGGCTACATTGACTTTGAGCTAAAGGAGGGCGACCCTGCACGGATCCAGATAACCTTTGAGCGGACTCTGGCGGAGAACTGTCTGGTACCAGATATGTGGGCAAAATACACAACCTACCTT GATCGTCAGCTGAAGATTAAAGATTTGGTTCTCTCCACTCATGAACGTGCTGTCAGGAACTGCCCCTGGACCATGGGTCTGTGGAAGAGCTACCTGTTAGCTCTGGAGAGACATGGAGCTGACCATCAGACTGTATCAG ATGTTTTTGAGAAGGCGCTGAATGCTGGTTTCATTCAAGCAACAGATTATGTGGAAATTTGGCAGGCATACCTTGATTACTTGAGGAGACGTGTGGATTTCAGTAGAG aatcAAGTAAAGAGTTAGAAGAGTTGCGAGGAGCCTTCTCTCGATCTCTAGACTACATGAAGCAAGACGTTGAAGAAA GGTTTGGCGAAAGTGGAGATCCTTCTTGTATCATAATGCAGATCTGGGCAAGGATAGAG GCTCTCCACTGCAAGAACATGCAAAAAGCCAGAGAACTGTGGGATAATATCATGACAAAAGGGAACGCCAAATTTGCCAACATGTGGCTGGAGTACTATAACCTTGAAAG GTCTTACGGAGACCCTATTCATTGTCGAAAAGCTCTCCACAGAGCAGTTCAGTGCACCTCAGACTACCCAGAGCATGTTTGTGAAGTCCTGCTCACCTTTGAGAGAGTGGAAG GTTCTCTGGAGGACTGGGACGTGGCAGTGCAGAAGACAGAGACCCGGCTGAACAGGATTAATGAGCAACGAGCAAAA GCGGCAGAGAAAGAAGCCAACCTGGCTCgccaagaggaggagagagctgAGCAGCGGCGGAAAGCCAAGTCAGAGAAGAAGACCCAGAAGAAGTTCCAGAAGGGAACTCGAACtggagagaagagaaaagcagAACAGGATGATTATCAGGATGAATGGAATGAAGACTCCG CTCCGAAAAGGCACAGAGGAAACGGTGATCACACCACAGATGAGTACATGGAGACAGAGACTGGACTTTTTGGGAGAAACGCTCCACCTGGATATAAGCCTGGTCCACCTGGCAACAAAAAAGTGCAGCAAGCAGCGGCAGCTACTCCCCAGAGACAGAAGGATGATAATCCAGAGCTTCGAAATGACAATACCAGTGTGTTCATCAGCAACCTGGCTTACACCCTGGAGGAGCCAGAGTCAAAGCTCAGGACGCTGTTTGAGACCTGTGGTCCAATCACACAGATTCGCCCGGTCTTCAGCAATAAGGGAACCTTCAAAGGCTACTGCTATGTACAGTTTGAATCGCCGGTGTCGGTCCCTGAAGCTCTGAAGCTGGACAGACGGGAGGTGGAGGGCAGGCCCATGTTTGTGTCACCTTGtgtagacaaaaacaaaaatcctgaCTTTAAG gtgTTTAAATACAACACGTCAATggagaaacacaaaatcttCATCTCTGGACTGCCATTCTCATGCACTAAAGAGCAGCTGGAGGAACTCTGCAAAAGCCATGGCACCATCAAAGAGGTTCGTCTGGTCACGTATCGCTCAGGAAAACCCAAG GGTCTGGCATATGTTGAGTTTGCAGATGAAACCCAGGCCTCTCAGGCAGTGCTGAGAATGGACGGCATGGATGTGGAAGGCAACAAGATCTCTGTTGCTATTAGCAACCCTCCTCGCAGAAACATGATGGATAAACCTGGTACCAGCAGGCCTATGAGCGACATGATGCCTCGCCAGGTCTATGGATC aAGAGGCAGAGGACGCACCGGGCTCTCTTTACTCCCTCGTTCCCTGCACCGACAAAGTGCGCCTGTAAGCAAAGTTGAGAACGGGACTGCAGCTGAGCAAGTGACGGCCAGCAGCGCAGCGAATGCAGCCGGAGAGCCTAAACCTTTGTCAAATTCAGACTTTGCCAGGATGCTTCTCAACAAGTGA
- the tmem119a gene encoding uncharacterized protein tmem119a: MNSHLFFHVTCVTLLSLCCSLCHCTPLFYNISMDGSGDEAELELLFPTSFATRAPVQITASTGAPTLTNTITTTMIRLKDFVLTRMVDFLQENLLIIIVVTSLLIVMVFIICCASAMSHKRKLEAYKPPPNPPRKYTADKTGGRKHSGDFQERPYAVDHVKRVQTQSMASPKNLRQPSKALVGERGREVRSSPRQEVRKVRDVEEVEKRREEPKYKEQVKHREEVQQSSSPSTSSSPPVCTCHLKKAHH, encoded by the coding sequence ATGAACTCCCACCTGTTTTTTCACGTCACCTGTGTGACGCTGctctcactgtgctgcagtttgtgtCACTGCACTCCTTTATTCTACAACATATCAATGGACGGCAGTGGCGATGAAGCTGAGCTGGAGCTCCTTTTCCCAACGTCTTTCGCCACCCGAGCACCTGTTCAGATTACTGCATCTACCGGAGCTCCCACCCTCACcaacaccatcaccaccaccatgaTCCGCCTGAAGGACTTCGTCCTGACCCGAATGGTGGACTTCCTGCAGGAGAATCTGCTCATCATCATAGTGGTGACCTCTCTTCTCATCGTCATGGTCTTCATCATCTGCTGTGCCTCCGCCATGAGTCACAAGCGCAAGCTGGAGGCCTACAAACCTCCTCCTAATCCGCCCAGGAAGTATACAGCTGATAAAACCGGAGGACGCAAGCATTCGGGAGACTTCCAGGAAAGGCCGTACGCCGTTGACCACGTCAAGAGGGTCCAGACTCAGAGCATGGCCTCCCCCAAGAACCTGCGGCAGCCTTCCAAGGCTCTGgtgggagagagggggagagaggtcAGGTCATCGCCTCGCCAGGAGGTCAGAAAGGTCAGAGATGTAGAGGAGGTGGAGAAGCGCAGAGAGGAGCCCAAATACAAGGAGCAGGTGAAGCACAGGGAGGAGGTGCAGCAGAGCTCCAGCCCCAGCACCAGCTCCAGTCCTCCTGTCTGCACCTGCCATCTGAAGAAAGCCCACCACTAG
- the ficd gene encoding protein adenylyltransferase FICD — protein sequence MAAVTVWRYTSGRVLGGWGPLLCVALGSLVALLMPLVGVEDRCCGSLKGIAQLRCHLWGGSQQPPAVQSTSLTVPFTALDLLPQRSKPSKEMELEAKAALQQALEMKKLGKREKAHKLLVHALSMNPDFVDALTELGTILEEEKDVVQADHLYTKALAISPCNERALVSRDRTLPLVEEIDQRYFSIIDSKVQRLMSIPKGNSALRRVMEETYYHHIYHTVAIEGSTLTLSEIRHIIETRYAVPGKSLQEQNEAIGVDAAMKYINTTLLSRSGAITVNDILEIHRRVLGYVDPVEGGRLRTNQVFVGHHIPPHPQDLQRHMQELVQWLNSDEALQLHPVEYAALAHYKLVYVHPFVDGNGRTSRLLMNLVLMQARYPPITIRKEQRAEYYAALDTANEGDVRPFIRFIAKCTEITLDTLLISTTEHAVGLPGAGQDQACLDCKQTIPIHN from the exons ATGGCTGCTGTGACGGTGTGGCGTTACACCAGCGGTCGTGTCCTCGGAGGATGGGGCCCGCTGCTGTGCGTCGCCCTCGGCTCCCTGGTGGCCCTCCTCATGCCCCTGGTTGGGGTGGAGGACCGGTGCTGTGGCTCCCTGAAGGGCATCGCTCAGCTCCGCTGCCATCTGTGGGGGGGCTCACAGCAACCTCCAGCTGTGCAGTCCACCAGCCTCACGGTCCCCTTCACTGCCCTTGATCTGCTGCCTCAGAGGTCCAAGCCGAGCAAAG AGATGGAGCTGGAGGCCAAGGCGGCGCTGCAGCAGGCTCTGGAGATGAAGAAACTTGGAAAGAGGGAGAAGGCTCATAAGCTGTTGGTTCATGCACTTAGCATGAACCCAGACTTTGTGGATGCCCTGACAGAGCTGGGTACCAttctggaggaggagaaggatgtGGTCCAGGCAGACCACCTCTACACCAAGGCCTTGGCCATCTCACCATGTAATGAGAGAGCTCTGGTGAGCCGAGACAGAACTCTTCCCCTGGTAGAAGAGATTGACCAGCGTTACTTTAGCATCATTGACAGTAAGGTGCAGCGACTTATGTCCATCCCAAAAGGCAACTCTGCTCTTCGTCGAGTGATGGAGGAAACCTACTACCACCACATCTACCACACGGTGGCAATTGAAGGCAGCACGCTCACTCTGTCTGAGATTCGCCACATCATTGAGACGCGCTATGCTGTGCCTGGAAAGAGCCTTCAGGAGCAAAACGAGGCCATCGGCGTGGATGCAGCCATGAAGTACATCAACACCACACTGCTGTCCAGATCAGGAGCTATCACCGTCAACGACATCCTGGAGATTCACCGACGGGTGCTCGGCTACGTAGACCctgtggagggagggaggctgcGCACCAACCAGGTGTTTGTGGGCCACCACATCCCACCCCACCCTCAGGACCTGCAGAGACACATGCAGGAGCTGGTTCAGTGGCTCAACTCTGACGAGGCCCTGCAGCTCCATCCTGTGGAGTATGCAGCTCTCGCGCACTACAAACTGGTGTACGTGCATCCCTTTGTGGATGGAAACGGACGCACATCACGGCTGCTGATGAACCTCGTGCTCATGCAAGCGAGATACCCACCGATTACCATCAGGAAAGAACAAAGGGCTGAATATTACGCAGCTCTAGACACCGCCAACGAGGGTGATGTTCGGCCTTTCATCCGCTTTATTGCCAAATGTACAGAAATAACACTGGACACACTGTTGATTTCTACAACAGAACACGCCGTGGGGCTGCCAGGAGCCGGCCAGGACCAGGCCTGTCTTGACTGCAAACAGACTATTCCAATCCACAACTGA